One Streptomyces sp. NBC_01237 genomic region harbors:
- a CDS encoding cytochrome P450 — MTDAMEKQATCPVAPRGWPNPLLPEYDQVPEGRPLTQVTMPSGSKAWLVSRHDHIQRLLADARFSVEPHPTFPIRFPAPQELLDMIARDSKNLLVTMDPPRHTRVRQMALPDFTIKAVEKLRPKVQELIDRYLDGMEAAGGPTDLVQALALPLPAQVICELAGIPEAERDVFTRNAAIMVGTRHSYTMDEKMAANNELMAYFATLVTEKRENPADDMLGGFITRAGRTDEFDHHGLTLMTKMLLLAGYEFIVNRIALGTQTLLDHPGQLKALQGDPAGLMPKAVNEVLRYFSLVDEVLARVALADVEIDGVTIKEGEGILVLKGLGDRDPAKYTDPDAFDIHRDARDHLAFGYGVHQCLGQHVARLMMELCFTSLFTRFPDLHVVESDEPIELIDGLPPVHKLVVGW, encoded by the coding sequence ATGACCGACGCCATGGAGAAGCAGGCCACCTGCCCCGTCGCGCCACGCGGCTGGCCCAACCCCCTTCTGCCTGAGTACGACCAGGTGCCGGAGGGACGTCCGCTGACCCAGGTGACCATGCCGTCGGGCAGCAAGGCGTGGCTGGTCTCGCGGCACGACCACATCCAACGGCTGCTGGCGGACGCCCGGTTCAGCGTGGAGCCGCACCCCACGTTCCCCATCAGGTTCCCCGCGCCGCAGGAACTGCTGGACATGATCGCCAGGGACTCCAAGAACCTGCTGGTGACCATGGACCCGCCCCGGCACACCCGCGTCCGTCAGATGGCGCTGCCGGACTTCACCATCAAGGCCGTCGAGAAGCTGCGCCCGAAGGTGCAGGAGCTGATCGACCGCTACCTCGACGGGATGGAGGCGGCCGGCGGCCCCACCGACCTCGTCCAGGCGCTGGCCCTGCCGCTGCCGGCCCAGGTGATCTGCGAACTGGCCGGCATTCCCGAGGCCGAGCGGGACGTGTTCACGCGCAACGCCGCGATCATGGTGGGTACGCGGCACTCGTACACCATGGACGAGAAGATGGCCGCCAACAACGAGTTGATGGCGTACTTCGCCACCCTCGTCACCGAGAAGCGGGAGAACCCCGCCGACGACATGCTCGGCGGCTTCATCACCCGGGCGGGCCGGACCGACGAGTTCGACCACCACGGTCTGACGCTGATGACGAAGATGCTGCTGCTCGCGGGTTACGAGTTCATCGTGAACCGCATCGCGCTCGGCACCCAGACGCTCCTGGACCACCCCGGACAGCTCAAGGCGCTCCAGGGCGACCCGGCGGGGCTCATGCCGAAGGCCGTGAACGAGGTGCTGCGCTACTTCAGCCTCGTCGACGAGGTCCTGGCCCGGGTGGCGCTCGCCGACGTGGAGATCGACGGCGTGACCATCAAGGAGGGCGAGGGCATCCTCGTACTGAAGGGTCTCGGCGACCGCGACCCGGCCAAGTACACGGACCCCGACGCCTTCGACATCCACCGCGACGCCCGGGACCACCTCGCCTTCGGCTACGGCGTCCACCAGTGCCTCGGCCAGCATGTGGCCCGGCTGATGATGGAGCTGTGCTTCACCTCGCTGTTCACCCGGTTCCCGGATCTGCACGTGGTCGAGTCCGACGAGCCGATCGAGCTCATCGACGGGCTGCCGCCGGTGCACAAGCTCGTGGTCGGCTGGTGA
- a CDS encoding ferredoxin, which translates to MSAVKVQVDRDRCIGAGLCVMSAPAVFDQGEDDGLVILLDDSPSDADAAHTRKLVEHICPSKAIRITEG; encoded by the coding sequence GTGAGCGCGGTGAAGGTGCAGGTGGACCGCGACCGCTGTATCGGCGCCGGGCTGTGCGTGATGAGCGCCCCCGCCGTCTTCGACCAGGGTGAGGACGACGGCCTGGTGATCCTGCTGGACGACAGCCCATCGGACGCCGATGCCGCGCACACGCGCAAGCTCGTCGAGCACATCTGCCCGTCGAAGGCCATCCGGATCACCGAGGGCTGA
- a CDS encoding 3-hydroxyacyl-ACP dehydratase FabZ family protein, whose product MTGGIPTRTGEPAEARAEARRTFATPLCAVDRLEPDAGGPDLRFRAFKTVSADDPYMEGHFPGLTLLPAVFVLEALRQALSTLVGGDEPLNLLEVASGRWLAPMRGGDEIRLDVTARKDDGGRWRVTAGGVRQDGTPVVAAKVVLGDRNTAPAGGPLAPAGAPPLPPATAYGPDYTAILDRLPVRHPMLLVDRVESFDPGREITTVKAVSGSEPCYRSMADGLPLSRYMYPRALMLESFGQSSVLLWLSSGTTEGVQVAAAFRDCRFAGEVRPGAVLRHVARIDRLMADNVFVSGETWDGDRCVMTVGALIGANRPRERMDGTMNTAPPPAIPGPPGA is encoded by the coding sequence GTGACCGGCGGCATTCCGACCCGGACCGGGGAGCCGGCAGAGGCGCGGGCAGAGGCGCGGCGCACGTTCGCGACCCCGTTGTGCGCGGTCGACCGGCTGGAGCCGGACGCGGGCGGACCGGACCTCCGGTTCCGCGCGTTCAAGACGGTCAGCGCCGACGACCCGTACATGGAGGGGCACTTCCCCGGACTCACGCTGCTGCCCGCCGTGTTCGTGCTCGAAGCGCTCCGGCAGGCGCTGTCCACCCTGGTGGGCGGCGACGAGCCGCTGAACCTGCTGGAGGTCGCCTCCGGCCGGTGGCTGGCGCCCATGCGCGGCGGTGACGAGATCCGGCTGGACGTCACGGCGAGGAAGGACGACGGCGGGCGATGGCGGGTCACCGCCGGCGGGGTGCGGCAGGACGGTACCCCGGTCGTGGCCGCGAAGGTGGTGCTCGGCGACCGGAACACCGCCCCGGCCGGCGGGCCACTCGCCCCCGCGGGCGCGCCGCCCCTCCCGCCCGCGACCGCGTACGGACCGGACTACACCGCGATCCTGGACCGGCTGCCGGTACGGCACCCCATGCTCCTGGTGGACCGGGTGGAATCCTTCGACCCCGGCCGGGAGATCACGACCGTGAAGGCCGTCTCCGGCTCCGAGCCCTGCTACCGGTCGATGGCGGACGGGCTCCCGCTGTCGCGGTACATGTACCCCAGGGCGCTGATGCTGGAGTCCTTCGGACAGTCCTCCGTGCTCCTGTGGCTGTCCAGCGGCACCACCGAAGGCGTACAGGTCGCCGCCGCCTTCCGTGACTGCCGCTTCGCCGGGGAGGTACGGCCGGGTGCCGTACTGCGCCATGTGGCCCGGATCGACCGGCTGATGGCCGACAACGTCTTCGTGTCCGGGGAGACCTGGGACGGAGACCGGTGCGTCATGACGGTCGGCGCCCTCATCGGCGCGAACCGGCCGCGCGAGCGGATGGACGGGACGATGAACACGGCACCCCCTCCGGCCATCCCCGGCCCGCCCGGCGCTTGA